Part of the Haliotis asinina isolate JCU_RB_2024 chromosome 8, JCU_Hal_asi_v2, whole genome shotgun sequence genome is shown below.
ACAACGGGGGCTGAAGCACGCCATTCTGTAATGAATACTAGTGACAGATATCGGCCGCAGAAGGTCGGTCATCATTCTAAGAGCCTGAGTGGGCGACTCTTGTCGCCCAAACTGATCGCATGTGTTACCTTACATCTCCAAGTAGCAAACTTCTAGACATAGTCAATGCCATACACCTAAACAACATTTGAAGCATTCAGGAATAGTCATTACAGTTATTGATGGCCAtgatcaataaaatatgttgatactgaccacgaCTAGCTCAGCTTGCAACGTGTGATAAGATTTGGATGTTTCACAAACATACATTGGTGCTGAATGTGTTGATCttgaacaaaaaaaaccattGCACATATCTTTCAGTTAACGGAAATCCAATGAAAGTCACTCGGTCAGTATTAGGTCTTCATCGAACGATCCCGAATATTGGTACATCATGAGCTGATGTTTCTGAATATGTCATATAGAGGTCACACCAAGTACAGATGAACctataaagagtgagtgagtatgggtttacgtcgttttagcaataatccagcaatatcacttcgtCGGACACCAGAcgtgggcttcactcattgtacccatgaggggaatcgaacccgggtcttcggcgtgacgagcggacgcttaaccactaggcttccccacCGCTTCCAAAACCCGTAGTTTGTTAGAGGAGTTGAGAGGGGGTCAGTAATCTGTATATCTACTGATGTTCTCTTGCGACCTTCTGGCCTAAATCAAATACCATGGTGCAAAAATATAGATGAATACCTGATATCACTTTGTATTAATATTTCTGAGGTGTGTTTTAACATCATGTTGCTATAATACATATTAAGGCCTAAAAATATACCAGTATTGACTAGTAATCAATCATTTGTCGATTTTTCTATATATATTGCTTCGCGCACACATGGCAAGTCTTGTTAGgctgaataatatattttttgcGACCATATCATCTGTTGGACTTACTTTAAAAGGGAAGGGGATACATTGTTCCACCGAGAAGATCAACAAACAACTGGACACACACTTAAAGCGACCATTTACTGTAATGCGGTGTGTCAAGGATGGCTTGCCATTTTAAGGATAACATAATTGTTGTTTTGTCAataagagtgactgacaaacaGGTTGCATCTGAAAAAACGATGGCACTTACGATGGAAAATACAGGAACTTGCATCTTTTGTTCGCAGGTCATGTGATTTGTTGATCATCGTTTCGAACGCAAATTTTACACCTGAAAACAATAAGAATGAAACAGCGTGAATGTggtttgttctgtttgtttgtttgtttgggttttttgttcattttttatttagttagttagttagttagttagttagttcgttcgttcgttcgttcgttcgttcgttcgttcgttcgttagTCAGTTTAAAATAGAGATATTTAATATCTTGGTATACGCCTCTTGTGCactatcacaaaactatatgaGGAGATGGGGTGACATCATATACCGCGTCTGGGGGTGGGGAGTCTAGCTCGTGCGTCGTCGACACGTGGGTGAAAAGGCTATACGACAATACAAGGTACAAGTGGGTGTACAATGTCAAAGATATTTTTACCCGTATGACCATTCTGCGCTTATATGGAGCGCGAGAACCTGAAATAAAACTGCATACAAGAATGCCTTTAAATCAACTTGAACAAATTTAGAACGACtacatttggaattgttgtctTTTGTCCTTTGGGAACAGTTTTGCATTTGAACCTTAACAGGACGCACACGTGCacccacacacatacataacccTACATACGTCGAGGATAGTCGATAACAATTATAATTTCCAAAATTGTAATAGATATTAGTTTCTCGTGATGAACCGAGAACGAATGACATCCAGTAGTGACAAGGATCTTGATGAGGCTAGGAATGAGATGGAGAAGTACAAACGTGACGTTTTTAGATCGGTTGTGCCTAAACCCGCTACGATTTGTCAAAGTCCCCAGTTTCGATTTTATTCCTTTTGCAGCACCTTCTCAAGTTCAGCAAATGTGATTGGCGGCGTCCTGAGTTTGTCGGTACCAGGTCCTTGGCCAGAGGCTCCTTTCACCAAACAACCTGGGTCCTCTTtccaaagcactaaggtgatcgtaaggtaaccttagtgaagtgttaaagaatgggaattAAAGTTAACTTCAGTAAATGTTTCTTCGTGTTAGACGCCCTTGGTAATCACAGACTGTGAAGCATTACACGTTATGTTCACCGGTGATTGTACCCATTTCTATTGTTCTAGTAAACCCTCGCGATAAATGACCTGCGCTACTGACTGTGACAACTGACTGGTTATATTTACCTATAGCGAACAATCTCTTCCTTATAAATGTTATCGGTGTCAAGGTCAGTTCCCAGTTTTCCAAGGCATGCCTGTTATTCTGCGATACGTGCGTGAGTGTGGCTTTActtagtttagcaatattccagcaatatcactacccGGGACGTCACCAGAATTGGGATTTACACAGTTTATCCATGTTCGGAATCAAACCCGTCTTCGACTTAATGAGCGAACCTTTTAACTACTATACTATATCACAGCCCCCTGATGCGAAGAGAGACATAAGATTCAACCTAATATTGGCTAAACCCACGTTGATTGACCGACTTTCAATGTCAATGTCGCGACAAAACATCTCACATAACAGATATAAGTACCATACTTAATACACAGAGATGTTTACCGTGCTATAAAACACCACAGAGAGTCACGATTGATATATTGCACGTAATCTTTTCGTGAGATTCCAGCATTAAGAGGTTGTGTACAGCCTTGTGAGTACAACCTCTTAATGTTAATATACTGCACAATCCTTAGACACATTCTAACCTTCGTTAAATAATGAAGACTGTAGGAATACAATCTGACCTTGACAATGTCGGACAAGTCCATTTAGTGAATGGGGATGGAGTAGCATTAAGTTTGGTACACATATTTTGTCAACTATCACGTCGTTTACGTGAATGTCACTGTTGATTATTGTATCTCGCTTTTTCATGGGACCATTCGGACACTTTGTGCGTTGTCCAGCTACAGCTAAGGGGAACAACTCCCTGGAACTTACTTCCCCACTGAAAATGAAGGTCGTCTTATTTATCTAGTTGTGTTCACGTTCAGATGTCCAGATATGACGTCAGTGTTTAATCATCAATTAACTCAGGCATCTTTCCTCGTTGTTCCTTGTGATTTATCGCTTATTGATCAGTGTACGAAATAAGGCCCTTCCAACCGCTAAAGACGGGCTAGATTTCTGATGGACGGTCTAACATTACAGCTAGCCAGCCCGATGGTCTGGAAAGTATGTTAGGCATGTTCCATGCACCTGACTACCATATCTTAAAATCTATTTTTGTCAAATTGAGCGTTTCATTTAGATTTACTGTTTGAACATGGGACTATTGTATGGCAAGCTCAAAGCACTGCgtttatatatattatcattGAAACATCGATGATGATGCGTGGAAATTGTGCAAACTCAAGGCACAGCTTGTACGATACAGTATCACCGAAATGCAATATCTATTGATGCATAGAGCTGTAGCGTAACAGTATGGTTCAATGAAGTATTCATTGTAACTAAAAATTGATTTATTTTCTTCAGATTGTCTGGTATGGTTAAATTTTGAAGTTACTCACGTTGACCGACTGGGGTttgggcttatttcatacactggtattATTATTGTggattatcattattattacaggctagttatatagcgcacatatctaTGCaactcgatcattggatgtgaATCTTAGTGTCACAcagtattatcaatctcaactccctggggagtatacaactcttgcggCCACAAGGcccaccgagtttattgtggctctcgcATTTCATCTTTAAGTAGGCACAAACAACATACCTGATAATGAGCAATGCAGTTAGTTTTATTTCAACAGTACGTTTGACGTGACGAAAACATATAGTCATACATCTATAATCACATTTGACTTCATTCGTTATCCATAACATATACCTTATACGAGGACGCGCGCGTCTGTGTGTGAAGATACACACACATCCATGAATATACATGCTTATATGGAATATATACAGTCATAAATAACTTAATATTAATGTATATGTATTCCGTGTTTAACTAACTTTAAACAAGCCATTTAATTCCTAAATTGGGTCTAACTGGCCAGATAATACAGAAAAGAAACCCGTGGGTGACAAAGTGCTACATATGAGACATTTCAATCTATCATTCAATGGTTGTAaaactttaaaaatattaaaatttatTCTTGAAAACAAGCGCAGTAAACGCTATTACCGTGCAGACGAAGTAATTCAAATTGAGGATAAACATCACATATCCCAGAAGTCATCTTTCTCGACTTCCGGTAGCTTCTCCTCCGATGAGAACGGAGTGTCGCTGTCTTTGAATAATGGCCCCTCCACCTGCCCTAGTTCCTCCATCCAGCGCTCGAATGACGCCCCCGAACCACTCCTTCCATGACCCTCGGGGCTAACGCTGGTTCGGGAACTCACCGGGGTGTTGGGGCGCTTCTTTCTGGCGTCATCAGGATAGTCCTCTGCCagcacaaacaaaacatgtttctgtGAGTTGAATGTTAgtaatcaaaacaaacacagtgtcatatcattcgtaactactcgggtcattccggcaagcaggttacggaaagaggcgagtagttacgaatgagtGTCATATATGGAATCCCAGAATGGACAGAGATAAGAGGCAAAATTAACCAAATGCGACAATGTGACAACGCGACTTTTCGGTCATTTGTCGCTGTGTCTCTTTTGCCTCTATGTGCTTGTCTTTGAGAGGGCAACAACgtgacaatgtcccttctaggATTGCACAGTTATTCGATAGTGAGGTGCCAATACTGGTAGCACGATTGCGTTGCGGGTACTCATCTTGCAGTGGTCACTGTGTTCAGCCAAGTAACGTAACTGTGTGGTCTAATCCAGTTTTCAAGTGAACAGTTCATTTGTCATTCAGTTTAATTGTTGCATGTATACGTCAGACTAGCGATTGTCCACTGACTACATCGTATGAGCGGGTGGGGGTGAAGTTTAGGGATTTGAAGGGTGTCTTAGGATAGATGGGGGAGGTTTAAAGAATGTGCAGATTCCATGTgtaaatgaagtaaaaatgtttacaaataatatGTCTAACTCTGTTCGtgatatatttcaacaaaatgacgATATTACTGATGGTGATTAGACACATTACATAATGAAGCCCTAATTTAAATATGTCGGATCCTCCTCCTAGTGGTGTGAGTCCATGTTTAAAAACGTATTtgttgtgagcgagtgagtgagcgcAGTTTCaagccgcttttatcaatattataaCAATATGAtgggcggggacaccagaaatgggcttgcaAACATTTCACTTGGTGTGCCTGTAGATCTGACATACGACATTGTCTGCTCATATACTGCCAGCCAAAAGAAGGTAAGCACACATTTTCGATGGTGACTGCTTGAGGTCTAGGAGAAACCATGTTTACAATtgccggacaatccagtgattgtaacACATTCCATATTTTGGATTagactttctcagtaaagtacagattctagtacttttgttggcaTGAGTGGTTTCGAACCCACAATCTCAATGTCAGGCACTTAATCACCTGCACACAGTCAGCCATTTAACCCACTCAGACACCGCGGATGAGACAAAAGTGGAAGGAAggcaccatgagcatcaatgtgcacaaatgggatacgataaaATGCATACAACCAAGCCAGCGACCTTTTTGTCTACTTTTATCACAAACAAGCATTGGAAAGAGAAGACAAATTTAAACCCGGATTTTCAAGAGGATTGTGTCTACGTGAGATTGATATTAAGAAAGTGGCTTACCGGGACTTGCACTGAAGAGCCACTGAGCCTGTCTGGAGTAACGACTTCCAACCACCGACCCCTTCACCTCCAGACGATCCCCGTCGTCGTTGTCGTTGGAGACGCTGCTACTACAGAAGGAAGAATGGGACCGAGCAATATGGTTCTTGTGACCTCGGAGCCTGGAGCTGGTTGGGCTCAGTTTGATCTCCATCGAAGATGTCTGACTGTTGTTTGACGACGACCCGGAAGAGCCCTCGTAGGAACTGATGGACGAGGATTTGCTCGACTCAGAAGGCTCCGCTGTTGGGAGCTTGAGCTGTAGATATGACGTAGCAGGTGCCATTCCCATAATTCCTGGTTTGGTAGTAAACCTCGCCATCGGGGCATTTCCATCAAAAGTGTGCGGTATTTTCTGATTTCCATATGAGGTCTGTCTTTCGATTGGCTGCTCAATACCGGATCTTGGTTGCTGCTGCGTGTCACGTGACACTGTCCTGAGCAGATTTTCCCATTCGTCATTGTTTCCTGTTAAGTCAGACTCCTCGTCAGAACACTGAGGATCACCTGTGGAGGacaaatatgtgagtgagtggtatGTTTGGTTTGTAGTTAATTGTATGATATTGTTCAGCACGGGCTACAGTGGCGGTGGTGCCGGTAAAggtgacagtgtgtgtgtgtgtgtgtgtgtctttgtgtgtgcgAGCGTGCAAGCGTGCATGCGTGCAAATCAGGCATGCCAGTTTAATCGTACAATATGACCGGTATTTAAATAAATCATGGTTTATTTCACAGTGAAATAATCTGCATTTCAAAAGAATGAACTTTCAGAATACACCTTCCCATATTGTTGAAAAACGTTTCGGAGAGAGACGTGTAGCTCAGATATCTGTGGCGGAGATAcctgtaagtgagtgagggagggaatcGGCCAATATGCAATGCCATGCCACTTACGTCATACTTAATAATTAACAACAATAGTCAAGTATTACAAGACAAAGTGAGCGTGGATCGACCCGAAAAAGAATCCCGCACCCGCACCTGTTTAACTAGTAATGACGATAATGATACTGATGACGATACCAATGGCGACGAACAGGAATGGCATAAATAAAACGTGTATTAACTAATTTGCTGTATTTCGTGGCGATAATCCAAAACAATCTTTGTATAATCCATCTGTTCAATAGAGACATGCACATGAAGCGGGTCAAGTACTAAGACAGTGCATGGTTGTTATGAAGCCTGCAGCCTTAGGATATGCGCGATGGTTTATTATCGTCCACACAGATGCTAAACACACGAATGGCATACAGTGTGTACCCACGTCCCTTGCCGTTCTATATGCCAGCGATGAAAATACATATCAGATTCATagggtttggtttttttttaattattaacGTGTGATTTTACAAGACATCAAATTATGAGATTGTTGCATAACAGCACTTAGGACAGTAAGAACTTGTGGAACTTTatgaaaacagtgagtgagtgagtgagtgagtgagtggggtttaaTGCCTTTCTTTAATCAATATCACGGAGAGTCAGGTTCAAGCTGTCTTAAAGCCCAAAAGGTCAAGTAGATCTCGGACGATGACCAGTTTAGGAGAGCCCGCGAGTGCGAATATGGATGCGCGTATATGTACTCTGTAGTACCTCTATCAGTGATGAATATCGTGCAGTTTCAGAATGTCCCTATTTTGTTGATTCTAGGAAccaaggcctagattttcgaagctctcttagcgctaagatagttgtaagttaatgttaatacatcgCACCTACGActtatatatataattagcgctaagagagcttcgaaaatctgggtccTTTGCTTTCACAAAAGACCAAATTCTGTTAAATCAATTCTTTCAAAATGAAAGAAGTTGGTCAACCACGAAAACTTTATAATTTGTAACACTGTCATGTTCTGGTACAAGACACTTCTTTTCAGTAAATTTTCTGTGAAAAATTAGAATGATGTAAGTCCCCTGTGGAAAAGAAACCACTATGTACTactattttgtgtgtgtgcgtgtgtgcgtgtgtgcgtgtgtgcgtgtgtgcgtgtgcgtgtgcgtgtgcgtgtgtgtgtgtgtgtgtgtgtgtgtgtaccagCCATATCACCAAAATGTACATAATGTGATCTTAAGCTTCATATGCCGTTGTCCTACGGCCTGAAATGCAATAaagttctgttttgttttgta
Proteins encoded:
- the LOC137295401 gene encoding uncharacterized protein, yielding MDLTSGGGSLGSGCGLDFLPGNCDVCKQKHVRVTSFHCRSHFYCRSCLEFAPKFRRRKDFSCPTCSDHNKQRTSDNLQEVDKFMRTQTSGQTNEDFEEVVFGVGGSNIVSWKGDPQCSDEESDLTGNNDEWENLLRTVSRDTQQQPRSGIEQPIERQTSYGNQKIPHTFDGNAPMARFTTKPGIMGMAPATSYLQLKLPTAEPSESSKSSSISSYEGSSGSSSNNSQTSSMEIKLSPTSSRLRGHKNHIARSHSSFCSSSVSNDNDDGDRLEVKGSVVGSRYSRQAQWLFSASPEDYPDDARKKRPNTPVSSRTSVSPEGHGRSGSGASFERWMEELGQVEGPLFKDSDTPFSSEEKLPEVEKDDFWDM